Proteins found in one Neomonachus schauinslandi chromosome 1, ASM220157v2, whole genome shotgun sequence genomic segment:
- the ADAMTS1 gene encoding A disintegrin and metalloproteinase with thrombospondin motifs 1, producing MGNAEPARRPRSSQPAAALLLLAAAAALLLLPGARGRPAEEDEELVQPALERAPGHTTTHLRLDAFGRQLHLELQPDRGFLAPGFTLQTVGRRPGPDALRPDTAGDLAHCFYSGTVNGDSGSAAALSLCEGVRGAFYLQGEEYFIQPAPVAATERLAPSAAAAAAGEEPPERPQFHLLRRRRRGGGGAKCGVTDDETRIARGAGREGEDARAQWPRRDPAPQRAGQPTGAGSVRKKRFVSSHRYVETMLVADQSMAEFHGSGLKHYLLTLFSVAARLYKHPSIRNSVSLVVVKILVIYEEQKGPEVTSNAALTLRNFCHWQKQHNPPSDRDGEHYDTAILFTRQDLCGAQTCDTLGMADVGTICDPSRSCSVIEDDGLQAAFTTAHELGHVFNMPHDDAKQCASINGIDQNSHMMASMLSNLNHSQPWSPCSAYMITSFLDNGHGECLMDKPQSPIQLPSDLPGTLYDANRQCQFTFGEDSKHCLDAASTCMTLWCTGTSGGLLVCQTKHFPWADGTSCGEGRWCINGKCVNKTDKMHFHTPVHGSWGPWGPWGECSRTCGGGVQYTMRECDNPVPKNGGKYCEGKRVRYRSCNIEDCPDNNGKTFREEQCEAHNEFSKVSFGSGPAVEWTPKYAGVSPKDRCKLICQAKGIGFFFVLQPKVVDGTPCSPDSTSVCVQGQCVKAGCDRIIDSKKKFDKCGICGGNGSTCKKTSGSVTSAKPGYHDIVTIPAGATNIEVKQRNHRGSRNNGSYLAIRAADGTYILNGDFTLSTLEQDITYKGTVLRYSGSSASLERIRSFSPLKEPITIQVLTVGNALRPKIKYTYFVKKKKESFNAIPTFSEWVIEEWGECSKSCGRGWQRRLVECRDINGQPASECAKEVKPASTRPCADLPCPHWQLGDWSPCSKTCGKGYKKRTLQCLSHDGGVLSHESCDPLKKPKHYIDFCTMAECS from the exons ATGGGGAACGCGGAGCCGGCGCGGCGGCCTCGGAGCTCACAGCCTGCGGCCGCGCTGCTACTGCTCGCGGCCGCTGCAGCGCTGCTGCTCCTGCCGGGCGCGCGCGGGCGCCCCGCAGAGGAAGACGAGGAGTTGGTGCAGCCCGCCTTGGAGCGCGCGCCGGGACACACGACCACGCACCTCCGCCTGGACGCCTTCGGTCGGCAGCTGCACCTGGAGCTGCAGCCCGACCGCGGCTTCCTGGCGCCGGGTTTCACGCTGCAGACCGTGGGGCGCAGGCCCGGGCCCGACGCGCTGCGTCCGGACACCGCCGGCGACCTGGCGCACTGCTTCTACTCCGGCACGGTGAACGGCGACTCCGGCTCGGCCGCCGCTCTCAGCCTCTGCGAGGGCGTGCGCGGCGCCTTCTACCTGCAGGGCGAGGAGTACTTCATCCAGCCCGCGCCCGTCGCCGCCACCGAGCGTCTCGCCCCCtctgccgctgccgccgccgccggggaGGAGCCGCCGGAGCGGCCCCAGTTCCATCTCCTGCGGCGGAggcggcggggcggcggcggcgccaaGTGCGGGGTCACGGACGACGAGACCCGGATCGCGAGGGGCGCGGGCCGGGAGGGCGAGGACGCCCGGGCGCAGTGGCCGCGGCGGGATCCGGCGCCGCAGCGGGCGGGACAGCCGACAG GAGCTGGAAGCGTAAGAAAGAAGCGGTTTGTGTCCAGCCACCGCTATGTGGAGACCATGCTCGTGGCCGACCAGTCCATGGCCGAGTTTCACGGCAGCGGCCTGAAGCACTACCTGCTTACCTTGTTCTCGGTGGCAGCCAGACTGTACAAACACCCCAGCATCCGGAATTCAGTGAGCCTGGTGGTAGTGAAGATCCTGGTCATCTACGAGGAGCAGAAGGGGCCAGAAGTGACCTCCAACGCTGCCCTCACTCTACGGAACTTCTGCCACTGGCAGAAGCAGCACAACCCGCCCAGTGACCGGGATGGAGAGCACTATGACACGGCGATTCTCTTCACCAGACAG GACCTGTGTGGGGCCCAGACGTGTGACACTCTTGGGATGGCTGATGTTGGAACCATATGTGATCCCAGCCGAAGCTGCTCAGTCATAGAAGATGATGGCTTGCAAGCCGCCTTCACCACAGCTCATGAACTAG GCCACGTGTTTAACATGCCCCATGACGATGCAAAGCAGTGTGCCAGCATTAATGGCATTGACCAGAATTCCCACATGATGGCGTCAATGCTTTCCAACTTGAACCACAGCCAGCCTTGGTCTCCCTGCAGTGCCTACATGATTACATCATTTCTGGATAATGGTCATG GGGAATGTCTGATGGACAAGCCCCAGAGCCCCATCCAGCTCCCCTCGGATCTCCCCGGGACCTTGTATGATGCCAACCGGCAGTGCCAGTTTACCTTTGGGGAGGACTCCAAACACTGCCTGGATGCAGCCAGCACGTGCATGACTCTCTGGTGCACAGGCACGTCTGGCGGGCTGCTGGTGTGTCAGACCAAACACTTCCCCTGGGCAGATGGCACCAGCTGTGGGGAAGGCAGATGGTGTATCAACGGCAAGTGTGTCAACAAGACGGACAAGATGCACTTCCAT ACTCCTGTTCATGGAAGCTGGGGACCATGGGGACCCTGGGGAGAATGTTCGAGAACGTGTGGTGGAGGAGTTCAGTACACAATGAGGGAATGTGACAACCCGGTCCCCAAAAATGGAGGGAAGTACTGTGAAGGCAAGCGCGTGCGCTACAGGTCATGTAACATTGAGGACTGTCCAGACAACAATG GAAAAACCTTTAGAGAGGAACAATGTGAGGCACACAATGAGTTTTCTAAAGTCTCCTTTGGGAGTGGGCCTGCAGTGGAGTGGACACCCAAGTATGCTGGAGTCTCACCCAAGGACAGATGCAAGCTCATCTGTCAAGCCAAAGGCATTGGCTTCTTCTTCGTTTTGCAGCCCAAG GTGGTTGACGGTACCCCGTGTAGCCCAGATTCCACCTCCGTCTGCGTGCAGGGACAGTGTGTAAAAGCTGGTTGCGATCGTATCATAGACTCCAAAAAGAAGTTTGATAAATGTGGCATCTGTGGAGGAAACGGATCTACGTGCAAGAAAACATCAGGCTCGGTGACCAGTGCAAA ACCTGGATATCACGATATCGTCACAATTCCGGCTGGAGCCACAAACATCGAAGTGAAGCAGCGGAATCACCGGGGATCCAGAAATAACGGGAGCTATCTTGCCATCAGAGCTGCCGATGGCACCTATATCCTGAATGGCGACTTCACTCTGTCCACTTTAGAGCAAGACATTACCTACAAAGGGACCGTCCTGAGGTACAGTGGTTCCTCCGCCTCGTTGGAAAGAATCCGCAGCTTCAGCCCTCTCAAAGAGCCCATAACCATCCAGGTCCTCACAGTGGGCAATGCCCTCCGCCCCAAAATCAAGTACACCTATTttgtgaagaagaagaaggaatctTTCAACGCCATCCCTACTTTCTCCGAATGGGTCATCGAAGAGTGGGGCGAATGCTCCAAGTCGTGCGGACGGGGCTGGCAGCGGAGACTGGTGGAGTGTCGGGACATTAACGGGCAGCCCGCCTCCGAGTGCGCCAAGGAAGTGAAGCCGGCCAGCACCAGACCCTGCGCggacctgccctgcccccactggcAGCTAGGGGATTGGTCCCCATGTTCCAAGACCTGCGGGAAGGGTTACAAAAAGAGAACCTTGCAGTGTCTGTCCCACGATGGGGGGGTCTTGTCTCACGAGAGCTGTGATCCTTTGAAGAAACCGAAGCATTACATAGATTTTTGTACGATGGCAGAATGTAGTTAA